The Primulina eburnea isolate SZY01 chromosome 13, ASM2296580v1, whole genome shotgun sequence genome includes a region encoding these proteins:
- the LOC140809864 gene encoding cell division control protein 6 homolog B isoform X1, which yields MPTVASRFTTPVEDHLPEKGSGATPRKRRLRSDSNSDADSVTSSRRKTPKSPELCDADSSNSPQNENVSEKLPILPVRKRLIDNVTVRPIWNPADVEQVRVMKEALHVSAAPKSAVCRENELNTILDFCKKCVKQEKPGSMYISGCPGTGKSLSIELLREILVNWANEEQMQPPDILSMNCMFLAQTTEIFSKILGKHYSQKERNCSKLPLQLLHDLYSKKDALDVKMILVIVDELDYLITKDRAVLQDLFMLTTMPFSRCILLGIANAIDLADRFMPKLRCLNCKPVVITFRAYSKDQIIIILEDRLRALPYTVFQPQAVELCAGRVAAASGDMRKALSICRSAIGMLEAEIRDSINKSLSSTGKNDDQLMSADFDRLTTPENNLVRIDHVASALSKTFKSPAVDTIQSLPQHQQLILCSLVKLFRAGKKDTTVGELNKCYRDVCKSTSIPPLGIIELSSMCRVLDDQGIIKLGQSREDNKRRVALTVDQADIAFALQGIRFFRNCLQ from the exons ATGCCAACTGTCGCCAGTCGCTTCACGACGCCGGTGGAAGATCATTTACCTGAGAAAGGAAGCGGGGCCACGCCTCGCAAACGCCGATTGAGATCCGATTCGAATTCCGACGCCGACAGCGTAACATCATCTAGAAGGAAGACTCCTAAATCACCTGAATTATGCGATGCGGACAGCTCTAACAGTCCTCAGAATGAGAAT GTATCTGAAAAGTTACCAATATTGCCTGTGAGAAAGAGATTAATTGATAATGTTACTGTAAGGCCAATTTGGAATCCAGCAG ATGTGGAGCAAGTGAGGGTGATGAAGGAGGCATTGCACGTATCTGCTGCTCCAAAAAGTGCGGTGTGCCGTGAAAATGAGCTAAACACGATTTTAGATTTCTGCAAGAAATGTGTAAAGCAAGAAAAGCCTGGGAGTATGTATATTTCTGGATGCCCTGGAACTGGAAAGTCTTTATCCATAGAGCTTCTTAGAGAGATCCTTGTTAATTGGGCAAATGAG GAACAAATGCAACCTCCAGATATTTTGTCAATGAATTGCATGTTTCTTGCACAGACGACTGAAATTTTCAGCAAG ATTCTCGGAAAACATTACTCGCAGAAGGAGCGTAATTGTTCTAAGTTGCCTCTACAGCTTCTTCATGACCTGTATTCCAAAAAGGATGCACTGGATGTGAAGATGAT ATTAGTGATTGTTGATGAATTGGATTATTTAATTACCAAAGACAGAGCTGTGCTTCAAGATCTTTTCATGCTAACAACAATGCCATTTTCCAGATGTATTTTGCTAG GCATCGCAAATGCTATTGACTTAGCTGACAGGTTTATGCCAAAACTTCGATGTTTGAATT GCAAACCTGTGGTAATAACATTTCGCGCCTATTCCAAGGATCAGATCATTATTATTCTTGAAGACAGATTGAGG GCACTTCCTTATACCGTCTTCCAGCCACAAGCCGTGGAACTCTGTGCTGGG AGAGTTGCTGCAGCATCTGGAGATATGAGGAAGGCTCTTTCTATTTGCAG GAGTGCAATTGGGATGCTAGAAGCTGAGATAAGAGACTCCATCAACAAGAGTTTGTCATCAACTGGAAAGAACGACGATCAACTGATGTCTGCTGATTTCGATCGGTTGACTACTCCAGAAAATAATCTG GTGAGGATAGACCATGTTGCTTCTGCATtatcaaaaacatttaaatcaccTGCAGTAGACACCATTCAATCCCTACCACAACATCAACAG CTCATACTATGCTCCCTTGTGAAACTTTTCCGAGCAGGGAAAAAGGATACAACTGTTGGTGAG CTGAACAAATGTTACAGGGATGTATGCAAATCAACCTCAATCCCACCGCTGGGCATTATAGAACTATCAAGTATGTGTAGAGTGTTAGATGATCAG
- the LOC140809864 gene encoding cell division control protein 6 homolog B isoform X2, which yields MPTVASRFTTPVEDHLPEKGSGATPRKRRLRSDSNSDADSVTSSRRKTPKSPELCDADSSNSPQNENVSEKLPILPVRKRLIDNVTVRPIWNPADVEQVRVMKEALHVSAAPKSAVCRENELNTILDFCKKCVKQEKPGSMYISGCPGTGKSLSIELLREILVNWANEEQMQPPDILSMNCMFLAQTTEIFSKILGKHYSQKERNCSKLPLQLLHDLYSKKDALDVKMILVIVDELDYLITKDRAVLQDLFMLTTMPFSRCILLGIANAIDLADRFMPKLRCLNCKPVVITFRAYSKDQIIIILEDRLRALPYTVFQPQAVELCAGRVAAASGDMRKALSICRSAIGMLEAEIRDSINKSLSSTGKNDDQLMSADFDRLTTPENNLVRIDHVASALSKTFKSPAVDTIQSLPQHQQLILCSLVKLFRAGKKDTTVGELNKCYRDVCKSTSIPPLGIIELSRNNQTRTITRR from the exons ATGCCAACTGTCGCCAGTCGCTTCACGACGCCGGTGGAAGATCATTTACCTGAGAAAGGAAGCGGGGCCACGCCTCGCAAACGCCGATTGAGATCCGATTCGAATTCCGACGCCGACAGCGTAACATCATCTAGAAGGAAGACTCCTAAATCACCTGAATTATGCGATGCGGACAGCTCTAACAGTCCTCAGAATGAGAAT GTATCTGAAAAGTTACCAATATTGCCTGTGAGAAAGAGATTAATTGATAATGTTACTGTAAGGCCAATTTGGAATCCAGCAG ATGTGGAGCAAGTGAGGGTGATGAAGGAGGCATTGCACGTATCTGCTGCTCCAAAAAGTGCGGTGTGCCGTGAAAATGAGCTAAACACGATTTTAGATTTCTGCAAGAAATGTGTAAAGCAAGAAAAGCCTGGGAGTATGTATATTTCTGGATGCCCTGGAACTGGAAAGTCTTTATCCATAGAGCTTCTTAGAGAGATCCTTGTTAATTGGGCAAATGAG GAACAAATGCAACCTCCAGATATTTTGTCAATGAATTGCATGTTTCTTGCACAGACGACTGAAATTTTCAGCAAG ATTCTCGGAAAACATTACTCGCAGAAGGAGCGTAATTGTTCTAAGTTGCCTCTACAGCTTCTTCATGACCTGTATTCCAAAAAGGATGCACTGGATGTGAAGATGAT ATTAGTGATTGTTGATGAATTGGATTATTTAATTACCAAAGACAGAGCTGTGCTTCAAGATCTTTTCATGCTAACAACAATGCCATTTTCCAGATGTATTTTGCTAG GCATCGCAAATGCTATTGACTTAGCTGACAGGTTTATGCCAAAACTTCGATGTTTGAATT GCAAACCTGTGGTAATAACATTTCGCGCCTATTCCAAGGATCAGATCATTATTATTCTTGAAGACAGATTGAGG GCACTTCCTTATACCGTCTTCCAGCCACAAGCCGTGGAACTCTGTGCTGGG AGAGTTGCTGCAGCATCTGGAGATATGAGGAAGGCTCTTTCTATTTGCAG GAGTGCAATTGGGATGCTAGAAGCTGAGATAAGAGACTCCATCAACAAGAGTTTGTCATCAACTGGAAAGAACGACGATCAACTGATGTCTGCTGATTTCGATCGGTTGACTACTCCAGAAAATAATCTG GTGAGGATAGACCATGTTGCTTCTGCATtatcaaaaacatttaaatcaccTGCAGTAGACACCATTCAATCCCTACCACAACATCAACAG CTCATACTATGCTCCCTTGTGAAACTTTTCCGAGCAGGGAAAAAGGATACAACTGTTGGTGAG CTGAACAAATGTTACAGGGATGTATGCAAATCAACCTCAATCCCACCGCTGGGCATTATAGAACTATCAA
- the LOC140809864 gene encoding cell division control protein 6 homolog B isoform X3, which translates to MPTVASRFTTPVEDHLPEKGSGATPRKRRLRSDSNSDADSVTSSRRKTPKSPELCDADSSNSPQNENVSEKLPILPVRKRLIDNVTVRPIWNPADVEQVRVMKEALHVSAAPKSAVCRENELNTILDFCKKCVKQEKPGSMYISGCPGTGKSLSIELLREILVNWANEEQMQPPDILSMNCMFLAQTTEIFSKILGKHYSQKERNCSKLPLQLLHDLYSKKDALDVKMILVIVDELDYLITKDRAVLQDLFMLTTMPFSRCILLGIANAIDLADRFMPKLRCLNCKPVVITFRAYSKDQIIIILEDRLRALPYTVFQPQAVELCAGRVAAASGDMRKALSICRSAIGMLEAEIRDSINKSLSSTGKNDDQLMSADFDRLTTPENNLVRIDHVASALSKTFKSPAVDTIQSLPQHQQGKRIQLLVS; encoded by the exons ATGCCAACTGTCGCCAGTCGCTTCACGACGCCGGTGGAAGATCATTTACCTGAGAAAGGAAGCGGGGCCACGCCTCGCAAACGCCGATTGAGATCCGATTCGAATTCCGACGCCGACAGCGTAACATCATCTAGAAGGAAGACTCCTAAATCACCTGAATTATGCGATGCGGACAGCTCTAACAGTCCTCAGAATGAGAAT GTATCTGAAAAGTTACCAATATTGCCTGTGAGAAAGAGATTAATTGATAATGTTACTGTAAGGCCAATTTGGAATCCAGCAG ATGTGGAGCAAGTGAGGGTGATGAAGGAGGCATTGCACGTATCTGCTGCTCCAAAAAGTGCGGTGTGCCGTGAAAATGAGCTAAACACGATTTTAGATTTCTGCAAGAAATGTGTAAAGCAAGAAAAGCCTGGGAGTATGTATATTTCTGGATGCCCTGGAACTGGAAAGTCTTTATCCATAGAGCTTCTTAGAGAGATCCTTGTTAATTGGGCAAATGAG GAACAAATGCAACCTCCAGATATTTTGTCAATGAATTGCATGTTTCTTGCACAGACGACTGAAATTTTCAGCAAG ATTCTCGGAAAACATTACTCGCAGAAGGAGCGTAATTGTTCTAAGTTGCCTCTACAGCTTCTTCATGACCTGTATTCCAAAAAGGATGCACTGGATGTGAAGATGAT ATTAGTGATTGTTGATGAATTGGATTATTTAATTACCAAAGACAGAGCTGTGCTTCAAGATCTTTTCATGCTAACAACAATGCCATTTTCCAGATGTATTTTGCTAG GCATCGCAAATGCTATTGACTTAGCTGACAGGTTTATGCCAAAACTTCGATGTTTGAATT GCAAACCTGTGGTAATAACATTTCGCGCCTATTCCAAGGATCAGATCATTATTATTCTTGAAGACAGATTGAGG GCACTTCCTTATACCGTCTTCCAGCCACAAGCCGTGGAACTCTGTGCTGGG AGAGTTGCTGCAGCATCTGGAGATATGAGGAAGGCTCTTTCTATTTGCAG GAGTGCAATTGGGATGCTAGAAGCTGAGATAAGAGACTCCATCAACAAGAGTTTGTCATCAACTGGAAAGAACGACGATCAACTGATGTCTGCTGATTTCGATCGGTTGACTACTCCAGAAAATAATCTG GTGAGGATAGACCATGTTGCTTCTGCATtatcaaaaacatttaaatcaccTGCAGTAGACACCATTCAATCCCTACCACAACATCAACAG GGAAAAAGGATACAACTGTTGGTGAG CTGA